The genomic interval GCGTCCGGCAGCCACGGGACGGTGAAGTACCCGGCCCGGGTGAGCATGGCTTCGGCCCGGGCGGGCTCGGCCGCGGGCACGGCATAGTCGAGCCCCCCGAACCGCAGGGTGAGCAGTGGGGTGATCCGGTAGCGCACGCCCCCTCCCAGGTCGCACTCCACCTCGGGCCGCACCCGGTGGGACACGCCCAGCAAGGAAAGGAGGTGCGACGCGCCCTGGGCCGGGTCGGCCATGGGGAGTTCCGCCAAGGGGGGAGGCGCGGGAGAGGAGCCCGACGACTCGCTCCCGGCTCCGAGGACGGCCGGCCCCAGGGGGTGGACGGCGTAGCCGGCCCTCCGGGCCGCCAGCACCAGCCGGGGTTCGAGCAGCGACCCCGGGGAGAAGAGCAGGTGTACGCTTCCTTCCCACAGGTCCTGGGGCCGGGGCACCACGGTCCAGCGGGCCTGGGCCAGGAGCTCCGTGCCCCGGCCCAGGGGGATGGACCGCTCCCCTTCGGAGAGCTCGAAGAACCCCAGGCGCGGCAGGATCGCCCCGAGGTAGACCTCGGGATCCGGGTCGACCCCCGACACGCACGCGTACCCCCACTCCTCGCGCAGCGCCCGCACCAGGGCCGCGCTCAGCCGGCCCCGCGGGTCGAGGATCACCTTGCCGCCCGCCGGGCCCGAGACCACCGGGAAGTCCCTCCCCTCCAGCCGCAGGGTGCGGCCCCGGCTCAGGGGGACGAAGGTCTCTCCGTCCTCGGCGACCTGGCAGCGCAGCTCCCGCAGGAGGTCCAGGGCGGTGCGGTAGGAGGGGGGTACCGAAGGGCCGGCCGGGGGTCCGGCCGCCTCGGCGGCGGGGACGGCCCCCGGGAGAGGGGGGATGGCGAGGCGGTGGCCGACGTGCAGCCGGTTGAGATCCCGGATGCCCGGATTGGCACGGGCCACCGCGGCCAGGGCCTCCTGGATCTGCTCCCGGGGAACTCCGAACCGGTCGCGCAGGATGCGCCACAGGTTGTCGCCGGGCTGGACGGTGTAGGCGGGGGGTGGCGCGGCAGCTGCGGGAGGAGCCGAGGGAGGGAGCCCCTCTTCTACTTTGAAGGGCACCCTCACCACCTGCCCGGCCGCGAGGCGGTCGGGATCGACCCCGGGATTGGCCTCGCGAAACGCCCGCACGAACGCGGGCAGGGCTTCCTCCGGGATCCGGTACTCCCGCGTCAGGATCCGGTGCAGGCTCTCCCCCGGCTCCACCCGGCGCGTCTCGGCGAACACCCGCCCGTCGGCGGTGCGCTGGACGAAGAGGGTCTTCTCGAAGTGCAGTCGCGTGCCCGGGGCCGGGGGAGCCTCGGCGGACGGGCCCCCCTGGGCGTGCCCTGCCCCGGGGGCGAGCCCGCTCCCCAGGGCCAGGGCCGCCGCCCCGAGAAACGCCAGAATCGGGAGGCCGCGGCTCACCGTCGCACGTCCCCTCAGCGCCGCAGCGCCTCCAGGAAACACAGGCCCCCGATCCACAGGTCGTCCTCGAAGGAGACGATGTTGGCCCAGCGGCCGCGGGCCACCAGGGTTCGCTCCAACCGGTCGGGGTCGAGGAAGGCGTACTCCACGCTCACGTCCACCCCGTCGGAGCCGGGAACGTCGGCCACGTCCGCCAGCCGAACGCTGAACGTGAACCTGCCGGAGTCGCCCTCCTCCAGCGCTTCCAGGGTGGTGGAGGCCGTTCCCACGTTGACCTCGACGGTTGCCGTGTCGGTCTCTTCGTTGCCTGCAAACCCCGGAAGGTCCTCCAGGGAGACGACGGCCTGGGCACCCCCTCCCAGGTAGGTGGAGCTGTCGAGCGACAGGAGGCGGACGATGCGCCCCCGGAGCCCTCGATTGGTGCCGAACCAGGTGTTGCCCGAGGGGT from Thermodesulfobacteriota bacterium carries:
- a CDS encoding LysM domain-containing protein, with the translated sequence MSRGLPILAFLGAAALALGSGLAPGAGHAQGGPSAEAPPAPGTRLHFEKTLFVQRTADGRVFAETRRVEPGESLHRILTREYRIPEEALPAFVRAFREANPGVDPDRLAAGQVVRVPFKVEEGLPPSAPPAAAAPPPAYTVQPGDNLWRILRDRFGVPREQIQEALAAVARANPGIRDLNRLHVGHRLAIPPLPGAVPAAEAAGPPAGPSVPPSYRTALDLLRELRCQVAEDGETFVPLSRGRTLRLEGRDFPVVSGPAGGKVILDPRGRLSAALVRALREEWGYACVSGVDPDPEVYLGAILPRLGFFELSEGERSIPLGRGTELLAQARWTVVPRPQDLWEGSVHLLFSPGSLLEPRLVLAARRAGYAVHPLGPAVLGAGSESSGSSPAPPPLAELPMADPAQGASHLLSLLGVSHRVRPEVECDLGGGVRYRITPLLTLRFGGLDYAVPAAEPARAEAMLTRAGYFTVPWLPDAAPLNILGDLLALLGVPHSRPTVEAPAGEALRLRVSGILLQEPELAELLYPNRPGPGAPSDGRASRIFLTEAQLPPPGASLLLDQNLLPWLVR